In the Candidatus Limnocylindrales bacterium genome, one interval contains:
- a CDS encoding outer membrane beta-barrel protein: MKKQLFIFLVLFGFIFSSTYSLAQQPIQKQNPQTVQEIPPLDLSKPDSLQPPRYPRYPRRTQLPNALGLKLGYFIPSADEGFQGLDKSDFNDIFFGAELDLSLAPNLYLTPSIGYYKGSTTPPPSLAPSDIKLTIVPILLSLKYVFSGVSFKPYLGSGIGLYPWNVDKTSVVGSTVPLLSPEVDNGTEVGFHFLGGFVAPISPGTAFMGEVQYHIVTADTPMTDLDLGGFNINFGFLFFF, encoded by the coding sequence ATGAAAAAACAGTTATTTATCTTCCTTGTTCTTTTTGGATTTATTTTTTCCTCGACTTATTCTTTAGCCCAGCAGCCGATCCAAAAACAAAATCCACAGACTGTACAAGAAATACCCCCCCTGGATTTGAGTAAACCGGACTCTCTCCAACCTCCTCGCTATCCACGTTATCCGCGAAGGACTCAACTTCCAAACGCACTGGGTCTTAAACTCGGTTATTTCATCCCCAGTGCAGATGAAGGGTTTCAGGGTCTTGATAAGAGTGATTTTAACGATATTTTTTTTGGAGCAGAATTGGATTTGAGCCTGGCCCCTAACTTATATCTAACGCCCAGTATCGGATATTACAAAGGAAGTACGACGCCCCCCCCCTCCCTGGCTCCTTCTGATATCAAATTAACCATTGTTCCGATTCTGCTTTCCCTCAAATATGTTTTCTCTGGAGTTTCCTTCAAACCTTATCTGGGAAGTGGAATCGGACTCTATCCCTGGAATGTGGATAAAACTTCTGTAGTCGGTTCGACCGTTCCTCTCCTTTCCCCGGAGGTGGATAACGGAACCGAAGTTGGGTTCCACTTTTTAGGGGGATTTGTTGCTCCCATAAGCCCCGGGACCGCTTTTATGGGTGAAGTCCAGTACCACATCGTCACCGCAGATACACCGATGACCGACTTGGATTTGGGTGGGTTTAATATCAACTTCGGATTTCTTTTCTTCTTTTAA
- the lysW gene encoding lysine biosynthesis protein LysW, translating to MAICPQCEAEINMSDVEKGDIVYCPECGIELEVISDVPLELDIALEEEEEWGD from the coding sequence ATGGCTATCTGTCCACAATGCGAAGCAGAAATCAATATGTCCGATGTAGAAAAGGGCGATATCGTCTATTGCCCGGAATGTGGCATTGAGTTGGAAGTTATCAGCGATGTACCACTTGAATTGGATATTGCTCTTGAAGAGGAAGAAGAGTGGGGGGATTGA
- the ruvX gene encoding Holliday junction resolvase RuvX, with protein sequence MKENIYRILGLDVGSKTIGIAVSDVLHLTAQGVGTIQRKSLKKDFQALSHVIDRYQIGEIVVGLPRNMNNSLGEQAEEILNFIARLKKYFKLPVRTWDERLTTIAADRVLEEAEVHPKKRKKVVDKIAAALILQGYLDFKKMGKLDPAN encoded by the coding sequence ATTAAGGAGAACATATATAGAATTTTAGGACTGGATGTTGGAAGCAAGACCATTGGGATAGCCGTAAGTGATGTATTACATTTAACGGCTCAAGGAGTAGGAACTATTCAGAGAAAAAGTTTAAAGAAGGATTTTCAGGCTTTATCCCATGTAATAGATCGATATCAGATAGGTGAAATTGTAGTGGGACTTCCTCGAAACATGAATAATTCTTTAGGAGAGCAGGCAGAGGAAATACTTAACTTTATAGCAAGACTGAAAAAGTATTTTAAACTGCCTGTACGAACCTGGGACGAGCGACTTACGACAATAGCTGCGGATCGTGTGCTGGAAGAAGCCGAAGTTCACCCTAAAAAAAGAAAAAAGGTTGTCGATAAAATCGCTGCGGCCCTTATTTTGCAAGGTTATCTGGATTTTAAAAAGATGGGGAAGTTAGATCCGGCAAATTAA